The Monomorium pharaonis isolate MP-MQ-018 chromosome 5, ASM1337386v2, whole genome shotgun sequence genome includes a window with the following:
- the LOC105833862 gene encoding snRNA-activating protein complex subunit 1: protein MPGNRNRNNEREKERKDLLSFFLSLFLVPIACCLALCDDLNEKEQIIWLEVRGQRAYKIMQYHDSQQKRLREAFRTDCQTLITRFELSYNTHFQNFCEIWKEMQFGLVFAYHPTEVTLTEFCEDALCITKQFLVNASSLKERIGALYLTYGVYYKIPMKQLKIRMTMSDWSCLMELHSQIKEEEYLDANYILCKLIVDRVFIHCIGDREYGIEKQFYRKQPEQPKLDVNLMPEIKELAAPEKLLSTISKLSKVYEKKKRILYDAEGDSGLQLYDANMADNIVNDIRTIQSESRIFVKSYVPNTSYNKPSMVLSTSALNETVQKDQKRIRVRKNQVLSKLGRAFEKGLQSEEESDVEEM from the exons atgccaggcaataggaacagaaataatgaaagagagaaagagagaaaggatcttctctctttctttctttctttatttcttgttcctattgcctgttgcctggcattgtgtgatgACCTTAACGAAAAAGAACAGATCATATGGTTAGAGGTTAGAGGTCAGAGAG CATATAAAATCATGCAGTATCACGATTCACAAC AAAAGCGCTTGAGGGAGGCTTTTCGCACTGATTGTCAGACATTAATAACACGCTTTGAGCTGTCTTACAACACTCACTTTCAGAACTTTTGTGAAATTTGGAAAGAAATGCAGTTTGGTTTAGTTTTTGC TTATCATCCTACTGAAGTGACTTTAACGGAATTTTGTGAAGACGCTCTTTGcataacaaaacaatttctGGTAAACGCATCTAGTTTAAAAGAACGTATCGGAGCTCTGTATCTTACATACGGAGTATACTATAAAATCCCAATGAAACAACTGAAGATCAGAATGACTATGTCGGATTGGAGTTGTTTGATGGAATTGCACAGTCAAATAAAAGAGGAAGAATATCTTGACGCTAATTACATCTTATGCAAGCTGATTGTTGATCGTGTATTTATTCATTGCATTGGCGATAGAGAG TATGGTATCGAAAAGCAATTCTATCGAAAACAGCCTGAACAACCTAAACTAGACGTAAATTTAATGCCAGAAATCAAGGAATTAGCGGCACCAGAAAAGCTTTTATCAACTATTAGCAAACTGAGTAAGGTCTACGAAAAAAAGAAGCGCATTTTGTACGATGCAGAGGGAGATTCTGGCCTGCAACTTTATGATGCAAACATGGCAGATAATATTGTCAATGACATTCGCACGATACAATCAGAGAGTAgaatatttgtcaaatcttATGTACCAAACACCAGCTATAATAAGCCATCAATGGTATTATCAACATCAGCATTAAACGAAACAGTTCAGAAGGATCAAAAACG CATTCGAGTTCGCAAGAATCAAGTTCTGTCCAAATTAGGCAGAGCATTTGAGAAAGGATTACAATCTGAAGAAGAATCAGATGTGGAAGAGATGTAA